A window from Sphingomonas bisphenolicum encodes these proteins:
- a CDS encoding tyrosine-type recombinase/integrase — MTNILSDAPVTSLRQRMIEDMNMRRFARKTQFDYVRHVARFATYLGRPPDTATVEELRQFQVEQREAGIGIPTMNSIVSALRFFFTHTIDRPDLSRKLYTVKNPRALPVVLSRDEVVLLLGATNCLKHKAALSVAYGAGLRAAEVTMLKVRDVDSKRMLLRVERGKGGRYRNALLPADLLALLREWWTVGRKQGVMHADGWLFPGMHYLKPLSTRQLHRIVVDAAEAAGIKKRVGPHTLRHSFATHLLEDGVDIRIIQALLGHANLETTAFYTTVATRTVRAVISPLDKLTTLLEPQVAPPG, encoded by the coding sequence ATGACCAATATTCTGTCTGATGCTCCCGTCACTTCGCTGCGTCAGCGCATGATCGAAGACATGAACATGCGCCGGTTCGCGCGGAAGACCCAGTTCGATTACGTGCGGCATGTCGCGAGGTTCGCCACATATCTTGGGCGTCCCCCCGATACTGCGACGGTAGAAGAACTCCGGCAGTTCCAGGTCGAACAGCGCGAGGCGGGCATAGGGATCCCGACCATGAACAGCATCGTTTCTGCGCTGCGCTTCTTTTTCACCCACACCATTGATCGCCCGGATCTGTCCCGCAAGCTCTACACGGTTAAGAACCCTCGCGCATTGCCCGTTGTCCTCAGCCGCGACGAGGTTGTGCTCTTACTCGGCGCGACCAACTGCCTGAAGCACAAGGCTGCACTGTCCGTTGCGTATGGCGCTGGCTTGCGCGCCGCTGAGGTCACGATGCTGAAGGTCCGCGATGTCGACAGCAAGCGCATGCTCCTGAGAGTGGAGCGCGGTAAAGGCGGGCGTTATCGCAATGCGCTCCTGCCTGCTGACCTTCTTGCCCTTTTGCGTGAGTGGTGGACGGTTGGCCGCAAGCAAGGCGTCATGCACGCCGATGGCTGGCTGTTCCCGGGCATGCACTATCTCAAGCCGCTCAGTACGCGACAGCTCCATAGGATCGTTGTCGATGCTGCCGAGGCTGCGGGTATCAAAAAGCGGGTCGGCCCTCACACTCTGCGGCACAGCTTCGCCACGCATCTGTTGGAAGACGGCGTCGATATTCGGATCATCCAGGCTCTGCTCGGGCATGCGAACCTTGAGACCACCGCTTTCTACACCACGGTCGCAACTCGAACGGTGCGCGCGGTCATCAGTCCCCTGGACAAATTGACGACGCTGCTCGAGCCGCAGGTGGCTCCTCCCGGCTGA
- a CDS encoding MucR family transcriptional regulator — protein MAQDLLVTLTVDIVAAHVSNNAVPAADLPALIEGVYGALNQAVAPAPEPQPEELRPAVSIRHSVKPDYLVCLEDGKKMKMLKRHLATHYGLSPDAYRAKWGLPKDYPMVAPSYRERRSTLAKANGLGRKPGEPAPAAKASGKGRRKLGIAAAKPAPDVPKR, from the coding sequence TTGGCCCAAGATCTTCTTGTCACACTCACCGTCGATATCGTTGCGGCTCATGTCTCGAACAATGCCGTGCCGGCGGCCGACCTGCCGGCGCTGATCGAGGGCGTCTATGGCGCGTTGAACCAGGCGGTGGCGCCGGCCCCAGAGCCCCAACCGGAAGAGCTTCGTCCGGCAGTGTCGATCCGCCATTCGGTCAAGCCGGACTATCTGGTGTGCCTGGAAGACGGCAAGAAGATGAAGATGCTCAAGCGCCACCTAGCGACCCATTATGGCCTGTCGCCCGATGCCTATCGCGCGAAATGGGGTCTGCCCAAAGACTATCCCATGGTGGCGCCGAGCTACAGGGAGCGCCGCAGCACACTTGCCAAGGCAAATGGCCTTGGCCGCAAGCCCGGTGAACCGGCACCGGCCGCTAAGGCAAGTGGCAAGGGCCGCCGGAAACTTGGCATAGCGGCCGCCAAGCCGGCCCCGGACGTCCCTAAGCGCTAG
- a CDS encoding IS91 family transposase gives MRASLEVADIFRSAGPAYRAAHAGHLNLGQLKVMTAIENCRTAALGGHVEACDDCGHWRIAYNSCRNRHCPKCQGAAARTWLAAREADLLPVGYFHVVFTVPAEIADIAWQNKAVVYDLLFRAAADTMLTIAADPKHLGARIGITAVLHTWGSALTHHPHVHMIVPGGGIALDGTRWVSSRPAFLLPVRVLGALFRRMFLTRLLALFDAGKLAFFSTLAGLATRKAFLRHLSPIRKKRWVVYAKPPFTGPQAVLAYLSRYTHRVAISNRRLLGFDETGVTFRYKDYRRDGAKRQQVMTLATDEFIRRFLIHVLPRGFHRIRHYGLLASSTHKEAMALARRLLGVAAPIEEPEPDEPPDHRLPCPCCGGHMTIIEAFTRWCQPRAPPQPAARMAPVGGSTRCQSG, from the coding sequence GTGCGCGCCTCGCTCGAGGTCGCCGATATCTTCCGTAGCGCCGGGCCCGCGTATCGCGCAGCCCATGCCGGGCATCTGAACCTCGGCCAGCTCAAGGTCATGACGGCCATCGAGAATTGCCGCACCGCTGCGCTGGGCGGTCACGTCGAGGCCTGCGACGACTGTGGGCACTGGCGGATCGCCTATAACTCGTGCCGCAACCGGCACTGTCCCAAGTGCCAAGGTGCGGCGGCGCGCACTTGGCTGGCCGCGCGCGAGGCCGATCTGTTGCCGGTGGGCTACTTCCACGTCGTGTTCACCGTGCCCGCTGAGATCGCCGACATTGCCTGGCAGAACAAGGCGGTGGTGTATGATCTGCTGTTCCGCGCCGCCGCGGACACGATGCTGACCATCGCCGCCGATCCCAAGCACCTTGGCGCGCGGATCGGCATCACCGCTGTGCTGCATACCTGGGGATCGGCGCTGACGCACCATCCGCATGTGCACATGATCGTGCCCGGCGGCGGCATCGCGCTGGACGGCACGCGCTGGGTCTCGTCGCGCCCCGCCTTCCTGCTGCCGGTGCGCGTGCTGGGGGCATTGTTCCGCCGGATGTTCCTCACTCGCCTGTTGGCATTGTTCGATGCCGGCAAGCTGGCCTTCTTCAGCACCTTGGCTGGGCTCGCGACACGCAAGGCCTTCCTGCGGCATCTCTCGCCGATCCGGAAGAAGCGCTGGGTGGTCTATGCCAAGCCGCCCTTCACCGGGCCGCAGGCGGTGCTGGCCTATCTCTCGCGCTACACCCACCGCGTCGCCATCTCGAACCGGCGGCTCCTCGGCTTCGACGAGACCGGCGTGACGTTCCGGTACAAAGATTATCGCCGCGATGGCGCCAAACGCCAGCAGGTCATGACGCTGGCGACCGACGAGTTCATCCGCCGCTTTCTGATCCACGTCCTGCCACGCGGCTTCCACCGCATCCGGCATTACGGCCTGCTCGCCAGTTCAACGCACAAGGAGGCCATGGCGCTCGCCCGCAGGCTGCTGGGCGTTGCCGCGCCGATCGAGGAGCCCGAACCCGATGAACCGCCCGATCATCGTCTGCCATGCCCATGCTGCGGTGGGCATATGACCATCATTGAAGCCTTCACCCGCTGGTGCCAACCGCGTGCACCGCCGCAGCCGGCAGCTCGAATGGCTCCTGTTGGCGGCTCGACGCGTTGTCAATCGGGATGA
- a CDS encoding AcvB/VirJ family lysyl-phosphatidylglycerol hydrolase — protein sequence MLLIAAAAGYCHFLGYPAGPIYSRVPASTSSARQDGTVALFFSGDLGFNTGMGPRIARRIAAAGIPVLGVNSLSAFAHRRSPQETRALVRQAIGRALAEPGARRLVVIGQSFGADLLVTGLADLPHADRQRIVLAALIVPQDTLSFRATPGGAFNFGNDGPAVPTARRFDWAPALCIQGETEPESLCPVWSASARNVTRIALPGGHFLNDDVGKVSAVILRAIDGD from the coding sequence TTGCTCCTCATCGCCGCGGCCGCGGGATATTGCCATTTTCTGGGCTATCCGGCCGGGCCGATCTACAGCCGGGTGCCGGCGAGCACTTCGTCCGCAAGGCAAGACGGCACGGTCGCCCTGTTTTTCTCCGGTGACCTTGGGTTCAACACCGGCATGGGGCCCAGAATCGCAAGGCGCATCGCCGCGGCCGGGATCCCGGTCCTGGGCGTCAACTCGCTCAGCGCCTTTGCCCATCGCCGATCGCCGCAGGAAACGCGGGCGCTCGTGCGCCAGGCGATCGGCCGCGCGCTCGCCGAGCCGGGCGCGCGCCGCCTTGTGGTGATCGGGCAGTCCTTCGGCGCCGATCTCCTCGTGACGGGTCTGGCCGACCTGCCCCACGCCGATCGGCAGCGCATCGTGCTTGCGGCCCTCATCGTCCCGCAGGACACGCTGTCGTTCCGGGCGACGCCGGGCGGCGCCTTCAACTTCGGCAATGATGGCCCGGCTGTCCCCACGGCCCGGCGCTTCGATTGGGCGCCCGCGCTCTGTATCCAGGGCGAGACCGAGCCGGAAAGCCTATGCCCCGTTTGGAGCGCGAGCGCGCGCAACGTGACACGGATCGCGCTGCCCGGCGGCCACTTCCTGAATGACGATGTCGGCAAGGTGTCGGCCGTAATCCTGCGGGCAATCGACGGGGATTGA
- a CDS encoding alpha/beta hydrolase family protein has product MTENQKSGEHDASVSSVLGNAAEALGAAVSRTIHPIVEQYAQLYTHGARTPVLRYPNEYGMEYEDIFFPSLDGVPLDGWFIPANSDRLLIINHPMPCNRYGFPGHIAPWNTMFGGFEVNFLPELRHLHNAGYNIITYDIRNHGRSGAGSGGLAGIGLLECRDVVGSVRYSKSRPDTKDMRVGIYSRCMGANSTIIAVSKWPEEFDHVEAFFFHHPAPGQMLVEGTANKMHLDAKNTAEAVSERIYELSGFRLEEMTPTPYASAVTKPTMMSQLERDWMIVREDMEELFDSLGATEKEMFWIDGSDQRFSGYNYYGEHPEKLVGWFDKHMSRMPQA; this is encoded by the coding sequence ATGACTGAGAACCAAAAAAGCGGCGAACACGACGCGAGCGTCTCATCGGTGCTCGGAAATGCGGCGGAAGCGCTGGGGGCTGCAGTTTCGCGGACGATCCATCCGATCGTGGAGCAATATGCCCAGCTCTACACCCATGGAGCCCGCACGCCGGTTCTTCGATATCCGAACGAATATGGAATGGAGTATGAGGACATATTTTTTCCGTCACTAGACGGCGTGCCTCTCGATGGCTGGTTCATCCCGGCCAACTCGGACCGACTTCTGATTATCAACCATCCCATGCCGTGCAATCGGTATGGGTTTCCGGGGCATATCGCGCCGTGGAACACGATGTTCGGCGGCTTCGAAGTCAACTTCCTGCCCGAGCTAAGGCATCTCCACAACGCAGGCTACAACATCATTACCTATGACATCAGGAACCACGGACGCAGCGGTGCGGGAAGTGGCGGCCTAGCAGGTATCGGTCTGCTCGAATGTCGCGACGTTGTCGGATCGGTCCGCTATTCGAAGTCTAGGCCCGATACGAAGGACATGCGTGTCGGCATCTACAGCCGGTGCATGGGGGCGAACTCGACCATCATTGCCGTGTCGAAGTGGCCTGAGGAGTTTGACCACGTCGAGGCCTTCTTCTTTCACCATCCGGCTCCCGGCCAAATGCTCGTCGAGGGCACTGCGAACAAAATGCATCTGGATGCGAAGAATACTGCCGAAGCCGTCAGCGAGCGCATCTACGAGCTTTCCGGATTCCGTTTGGAGGAAATGACGCCGACGCCCTACGCCAGCGCTGTCACTAAGCCGACAATGATGTCTCAGCTCGAACGGGACTGGATGATCGTTCGCGAAGACATGGAGGAATTGTTCGACAGCCTCGGCGCCACGGAAAAAGAGATGTTCTGGATCGACGGCTCCGATCAACGGTTTTCGGGCTACAACTACTATGGGGAGCATCCCGAGAAATTGGTCGGCTGGTTCGACAAGCACATGAGCCGGATGCCTCAAGCCTAG
- a CDS encoding tyrosine-type recombinase/integrase — translation MDAITTAAPTHSLRERMLQDMTMRGFGTHTQKDYIRHVRSFAAFLGRPPDTATMEDLRRYQVDQHEHAVGPATINGAVSALRFLFGITLRRPEMALALVVVRFTPKLRVVLSVEETARLLEAAPGIKYKAALSVAYGAGLRVSEVAHLKVDDIDSTRMMIRVEQGKGRKDRNAMLSPHLLDLLRQWWREGKRRGVMLPHGWLFPGRSGTDPISARQLHRVVQEAAERAEIHKRVSPHTLRHSFATHLLEQGVDIRVIQVLLGHVNINTTGIYTQVSSKTMRAVASPLDQIVAVMEGRAPPG, via the coding sequence ATGGATGCTATCACGACCGCTGCCCCGACCCATTCGCTGCGTGAGCGGATGTTGCAGGACATGACGATGCGTGGCTTCGGGACGCACACGCAGAAGGACTATATCCGGCATGTCCGGAGTTTCGCCGCGTTCCTGGGCCGTCCGCCGGATACGGCCACAATGGAAGACCTGCGGCGTTATCAGGTTGACCAGCACGAGCATGCCGTGGGGCCGGCCACGATCAATGGCGCGGTATCGGCACTGCGGTTCCTGTTCGGGATAACGCTCCGGCGGCCGGAGATGGCGCTAGCGCTCGTCGTTGTTCGCTTCACACCCAAGCTGCGGGTGGTTTTGAGTGTCGAGGAGACAGCGCGGCTGCTCGAGGCTGCGCCAGGCATCAAGTACAAGGCGGCACTCAGCGTGGCCTATGGCGCGGGCCTGCGGGTTTCGGAGGTTGCCCATCTCAAGGTCGATGACATCGACAGCACCCGGATGATGATCCGCGTCGAGCAGGGCAAGGGACGCAAGGACCGCAACGCGATGCTCTCACCGCACCTGCTGGACTTGCTCCGTCAATGGTGGCGCGAAGGCAAGCGGCGCGGAGTGATGCTACCTCATGGCTGGCTGTTCCCCGGCCGCAGCGGCACGGATCCGATCTCGGCTCGTCAGTTGCACCGCGTCGTGCAGGAAGCGGCCGAGCGCGCCGAGATCCATAAGCGGGTAAGCCCGCATACACTGCGCCATTCGTTTGCCACCCACCTGCTCGAGCAAGGCGTCGATATCCGGGTCATCCAGGTGCTGCTGGGACACGTGAACATCAACACGACCGGCATCTATACCCAGGTCTCGAGCAAAACGATGCGGGCGGTGGCCAGCCCGCTCGACCAGATCGTGGCCGTGATGGAAGGCAGGGCACCTCCCGGTTGA
- a CDS encoding HWE histidine kinase domain-containing protein: MSNVVPFGATSSVHRPLEQASGPFADIDLIHSISVALIGEQDRVELYGKIVDAAITIAQSQFGTMQLVVPGCDVSGHAGCLQLLCSRGLPPEAVQFWQIVSPAAHSSCTKALKTGSRAIIPDYEEWDEIAGTEDLEAFRRTGIRSAQTTPLLARDGRLLGMISTHWTEPHEPSPRDLRLLDILARQAADLLERTIADEALRERKEELDRTCAALRESEQLQKMLTGELSHRVKNMLATVQAISTQTLRNCSDPAEFVESFSGRIQSMARVHSQLSTTDWKGTQLRAVVEDQMKLGHIDEPRIAASGPDIHLDANAVPKMAMILHELGTNARKYGALSRAGGTVDIRWTVRPEQLALSWIERGGPRVQVPLRRGFGSRLIEATVRGVHGNADMSLEAEGVRWEIQFPLPDDEDSVEEAGKRRPGQGSLAEQAGLGPSREPAWRNLAGKHVLVVEDEPLLALDLVGQLEDAGTIIVGPAADPRAALDLIAHHRIDVALLDANLSGEPVDDIAHALAARSIPFLFMSGYGRENLPPAFPHIELLSKPFDARQLLTLADRMLA, encoded by the coding sequence ATGTCCAATGTGGTGCCTTTCGGGGCCACGTCGTCTGTCCATCGCCCGCTCGAGCAGGCGAGCGGACCATTCGCCGACATCGACCTCATCCACTCGATCAGCGTGGCGCTGATCGGCGAGCAGGACCGCGTCGAGCTCTATGGCAAGATCGTGGACGCGGCGATCACGATCGCCCAGTCGCAGTTCGGTACGATGCAGCTCGTCGTGCCAGGCTGCGATGTCTCGGGCCATGCGGGCTGCCTCCAGCTTCTCTGCTCGCGGGGCCTGCCGCCCGAGGCGGTGCAGTTCTGGCAGATCGTCAGCCCCGCGGCTCACAGCAGTTGCACGAAGGCGCTCAAGACCGGCAGCCGCGCGATCATTCCCGATTATGAGGAATGGGACGAGATCGCGGGCACCGAGGATCTCGAGGCGTTCCGCCGCACCGGCATCCGATCCGCGCAGACCACGCCGCTTCTCGCGCGCGACGGACGCCTGCTCGGGATGATCTCGACCCATTGGACCGAGCCGCACGAGCCCTCGCCGCGCGACCTCCGGCTCCTCGACATCCTCGCCCGCCAGGCAGCCGATCTTCTCGAACGGACGATTGCCGACGAAGCGCTGCGCGAACGCAAGGAGGAACTCGACCGGACCTGCGCGGCGCTGCGCGAATCCGAGCAACTCCAGAAGATGCTGACCGGCGAGCTCAGCCACCGCGTCAAGAACATGCTCGCAACCGTCCAGGCAATCTCGACACAGACCCTGCGCAACTGCAGCGATCCCGCCGAGTTCGTCGAGAGCTTTTCGGGCCGCATCCAGTCGATGGCCCGGGTCCACTCGCAGCTCAGCACCACGGACTGGAAAGGTACGCAGCTGCGCGCCGTCGTTGAAGACCAGATGAAACTCGGCCATATCGACGAGCCGCGGATTGCCGCGTCAGGCCCCGACATCCATCTCGATGCCAATGCCGTGCCGAAGATGGCGATGATCCTGCACGAGCTCGGCACCAACGCGCGCAAATACGGCGCTCTCTCTCGTGCTGGCGGCACGGTCGACATCCGCTGGACGGTGCGGCCGGAACAGCTCGCGCTTAGCTGGATCGAGCGCGGTGGTCCCAGGGTCCAGGTGCCCCTCCGCCGCGGGTTTGGATCGCGGCTGATCGAAGCGACCGTTCGCGGCGTTCACGGCAATGCCGATATGAGCCTCGAGGCCGAGGGCGTACGCTGGGAGATCCAGTTTCCGCTACCGGACGACGAGGACTCAGTTGAAGAGGCTGGCAAACGGCGGCCGGGGCAGGGTTCGCTCGCCGAGCAGGCCGGCCTTGGGCCATCGCGCGAACCGGCATGGCGCAATCTTGCAGGCAAGCACGTGCTTGTCGTCGAGGACGAGCCGCTCCTGGCCCTCGATCTCGTCGGCCAGCTCGAGGACGCAGGCACCATCATCGTCGGACCCGCCGCCGATCCGCGCGCGGCGCTCGACCTCATCGCGCACCATCGGATCGACGTCGCCCTACTCGACGCCAATCTTTCGGGTGAACCGGTCGACGATATCGCGCATGCGCTCGCCGCGCGGTCCATCCCCTTCCTGTTCATGAGCGGCTATGGGCGCGAGAACCTGCCCCCGGCTTTTCCGCATATCGAACTGCTCTCCAAGCCGTTCGACGCGCGGCAGCTTCTCACGCTTGCCGACAGGATGCTTGCCTGA